One window of Paludibacter propionicigenes WB4 genomic DNA carries:
- a CDS encoding ROK family protein has translation MEKPYVIGMDMGGTNTVFGIVDTRGNVISKSAIKTGTHTDVNLYINDIHAELSKLIEAAGGIGKIKGIGVGAPNGNYYTGNIEFAPNLPWKGIVPFANLMADKFGVPAALTNDANAAAVGEMTYGAAHGMKNFIMITLGTGVGSGIVIDGKVVYGHDGFAGELGHVNVMRNNGRLCGCGKSGCLETYASATGVARSAREILETSTKESLLRNIPVESITSKDVFDAAMQGDEVAKEIFNYTGKILGESFADFVAFSAPEAIVLFGGLSKAGDLILNPIKENMEKNLLPIWKGKVKVLFSELKEADAAVLGASALAWEL, from the coding sequence ATGGAAAAACCATATGTAATAGGCATGGATATGGGTGGAACAAATACCGTTTTCGGCATTGTTGATACCCGGGGAAATGTAATATCAAAGAGTGCTATTAAAACCGGCACCCATACGGATGTTAACTTATATATCAACGATATTCACGCCGAGCTTTCAAAATTGATTGAGGCTGCCGGTGGTATCGGTAAAATTAAAGGCATAGGTGTAGGAGCTCCTAATGGAAATTACTATACCGGTAATATTGAGTTTGCTCCTAATTTACCCTGGAAAGGAATTGTTCCTTTTGCCAATCTGATGGCAGATAAATTTGGAGTTCCTGCTGCATTGACTAACGATGCAAATGCAGCAGCAGTAGGCGAAATGACCTACGGCGCAGCTCATGGCATGAAAAACTTTATCATGATAACACTGGGAACCGGTGTGGGTAGTGGTATAGTGATAGACGGCAAGGTGGTTTACGGACACGACGGATTTGCCGGAGAGCTTGGGCATGTAAATGTTATGCGCAATAACGGTCGTCTTTGTGGTTGTGGAAAGTCAGGCTGTCTGGAAACTTATGCTTCGGCTACGGGTGTTGCACGCTCAGCACGCGAGATTCTTGAAACCAGTACCAAAGAAAGCCTGCTGCGCAATATTCCGGTGGAAAGTATTACTTCTAAAGACGTATTCGATGCAGCTATGCAAGGCGATGAGGTAGCTAAAGAAATTTTCAACTATACAGGAAAAATTCTGGGCGAATCATTTGCTGACTTTGTAGCATTCAGTGCACCTGAAGCCATTGTTCTTTTTGGCGGTCTTTCAAAAGCAGGAGATTTAATTCTGAATCCTATTAAAGAAAATATGGAAAAGAATTTACTTCCAATCTGGAAAGGTAAAGTGAAAGTATTATTCTCAGAACTTAAAGAAGCTGATGCTGCTGTACTTGGTGCAAGCGCACTGGCCTGGGAATTGTAA
- a CDS encoding MFS transporter → MSTENKNYALPIAMMFALFFMVAFVTGLPSPMGVIVAKQFGASNFESQLGFLGNFLAYAFMGIPAGIMLKKFGYKKTALSAIAVGFVGVAVQFLSGQVGSFTVYLVGTFISGFSMCMLNTVVNPMLNTLGGGGNSGNRLLQFGGSINSIGATITPMLVGFLMGAEAGRTIEKANPALFLALGIFALAFVVLSFVKIPEPHMETASERKVKHSHSPLSFRHFVLGAIAIFIYVGIEIGIPSTANLFMTASKTASNVGLGIDATTAGSIVGVYWLLMLIGRLTGASIGAKVSSKTMLIGVSSLGIILVLLAIFSPITSTVSMPVFKSNLSFGIAQVPISILYLALCGLCTSIMWGGIFNLAVEGLGKYTAAASGIFMVMVCGGGIVPLFQGFVSDHLGYLNSYWVMFACLGYMLFYGLIGSKNVNKDIPVE, encoded by the coding sequence ATGAGCACAGAAAACAAAAATTACGCATTGCCAATTGCAATGATGTTTGCGTTATTTTTTATGGTTGCCTTCGTAACAGGTTTACCTAGTCCAATGGGTGTTATTGTTGCAAAACAATTTGGAGCATCTAACTTTGAATCGCAATTGGGATTCCTTGGAAATTTCTTAGCTTATGCCTTTATGGGTATTCCGGCAGGTATTATGCTGAAAAAATTCGGGTATAAGAAAACAGCATTATCTGCTATCGCAGTTGGTTTTGTTGGAGTAGCCGTACAATTTCTTTCAGGACAGGTTGGTAGCTTCACAGTATATCTGGTAGGTACTTTCATTTCCGGATTCTCAATGTGTATGCTGAATACGGTAGTCAACCCAATGTTGAATACCCTTGGCGGCGGCGGTAACTCCGGTAACAGATTATTACAGTTCGGAGGATCTATCAATTCTATTGGTGCAACTATCACTCCAATGTTAGTAGGTTTCCTAATGGGTGCAGAAGCCGGTCGTACAATTGAAAAAGCAAACCCTGCGCTTTTCCTTGCACTGGGTATTTTTGCTTTGGCTTTCGTTGTATTATCGTTTGTGAAGATTCCTGAACCTCACATGGAGACTGCCAGCGAAAGAAAAGTAAAACATTCGCACAGTCCGTTATCTTTCCGTCACTTTGTTTTAGGTGCTATCGCAATCTTTATTTATGTAGGTATCGAAATCGGTATTCCAAGTACAGCTAACTTGTTTATGACTGCTTCAAAAACAGCAAGCAATGTTGGATTGGGAATCGACGCAACCACTGCGGGTAGTATTGTAGGGGTTTATTGGTTATTAATGCTAATCGGACGTTTGACAGGTGCATCAATTGGTGCAAAAGTATCCAGTAAAACCATGTTGATAGGAGTATCATCTTTAGGCATAATCTTAGTTCTATTAGCTATTTTCTCGCCTATTACGAGCACTGTCAGTATGCCTGTTTTCAAATCAAATCTATCCTTTGGAATAGCACAGGTGCCAATAAGCATTTTGTACCTGGCACTTTGCGGTCTCTGTACTTCTATTATGTGGGGTGGTATTTTCAACCTTGCAGTTGAGGGGCTGGGTAAATACACCGCAGCAGCTTCGGGTATTTTCATGGTAATGGTGTGTGGTGGAGGTATAGTGCCACTTTTCCAGGGTTTTGTATCTGACCATTTAGGTTACCTGAACAGTTATTGGGTAATGTTTGCCTGTCTGGGTTACATGCTTTTCTATGGTTTAATAGGTTCTAAAAATGTAAACAAAGACATTCCTGTTGAATAA
- a CDS encoding S9 family peptidase, protein MKRFTLTFFLALSINLLFANLLYDITDGRFRAKSVNTPRSMSDGEHFSLMPTSKAVVKYNFKTGAVVDTIFSISRLKKSPIKSISGYEFSPNEAKLLVYTNVKYRYRRTFTADYYVYDIKRNELTPLSENGSQEVPLFSPDSRYIAFARENNLYMKKLDFNTEIAITKDGKFGSIINGTPDWVYEEEFEDTRYFEWSPDSKLLAFVKFDETKVPEYSFPLYIDNTKEKGELTTYPSTYKYKYPKAGENNSLVSVCVYDDYLKSIKTVKLGDDSDQDFYIPRIKWTNSPDQLAIFKLNRNQNRLDMILANPKSLVTKLCLREEDKYYVDYENIDFIRFSSDNLSFIGVSEKDGYRHVYLYSINGVVKKQLTKGKWDVTDVYGFDEKKQVLYYQSAEASPMQRDVYAIDTKGKKTRLTDGKGTHNASFNSTFTYFVDNASSVETPNIYTLRTNTGAAVKVLENNAAVAADFKSLNLPKKEFFEFTTSENVKLNGWMVKPLNFDPNKKYPVLQVQYSGPNSQQVLDSWKIDWEYYLATKDYVVVCVDGRGTGARGAEFRKCTYQQLNILETKDQVETAKYLAQQSYIDKDRIGIWGWSYGGTMTLFSMTTGEKVFKAGIAVAPVTDFRLYDTAYAERYMRRPQENFKGYDQSSALLRAGKLEGNLLIIHGSADDNVHAQNTMLFIDKLVAADKQFEMQFYTDKNHSILGKQTRRHLYTRMSEFLFRSL, encoded by the coding sequence ATGAAACGCTTTACTCTTACATTCTTTCTAGCCTTAAGTATCAATTTATTGTTTGCCAACTTGCTGTACGACATTACCGATGGCAGATTCAGAGCTAAATCTGTAAACACTCCCCGTTCGATGAGCGATGGGGAACACTTCAGCCTTATGCCAACAAGCAAAGCGGTGGTAAAATACAATTTCAAAACCGGAGCTGTAGTCGATACCATTTTCAGTATCTCACGCTTAAAGAAATCGCCCATCAAGTCTATCTCAGGTTACGAGTTTAGCCCCAACGAAGCCAAACTGCTGGTGTATACCAACGTGAAATATCGCTACCGCCGCACATTCACCGCCGATTATTACGTGTATGATATCAAGCGCAACGAACTTACGCCGCTATCCGAAAACGGATCCCAGGAAGTACCGCTCTTTTCGCCGGACAGTCGCTACATTGCTTTTGCACGGGAAAATAACCTGTACATGAAGAAACTGGACTTCAACACCGAAATAGCCATAACAAAAGACGGCAAGTTCGGAAGCATTATCAACGGAACTCCTGACTGGGTGTACGAAGAAGAATTTGAAGACACACGCTACTTCGAATGGAGCCCCGACAGCAAACTGCTGGCATTCGTAAAATTCGACGAAACAAAAGTACCCGAATACTCCTTCCCGCTTTATATTGACAATACCAAAGAAAAAGGCGAACTGACCACCTACCCTTCGACCTATAAATACAAATACCCAAAGGCAGGTGAAAACAATTCGCTGGTGAGCGTTTGTGTGTACGACGATTACCTCAAATCGATAAAAACCGTAAAGCTGGGCGATGACAGCGATCAGGACTTCTACATTCCCCGCATAAAATGGACCAATTCTCCCGACCAGTTGGCTATTTTCAAGCTTAACAGAAACCAGAACAGACTGGACATGATTCTGGCTAACCCAAAATCATTAGTCACCAAACTGTGTCTGCGTGAAGAAGATAAATATTATGTAGATTATGAGAACATCGATTTCATTCGCTTTTCGAGCGATAACCTCTCTTTTATCGGCGTAAGCGAGAAAGATGGATACCGTCATGTTTATCTGTACAGTATCAACGGAGTGGTAAAAAAACAACTTACCAAAGGAAAATGGGACGTAACCGATGTGTACGGCTTCGACGAGAAAAAGCAGGTATTGTATTACCAATCGGCAGAAGCATCGCCCATGCAACGTGATGTGTACGCTATTGATACCAAAGGAAAGAAAACCCGACTGACCGACGGCAAAGGAACACATAACGCCAGCTTCAACAGCACATTTACGTACTTTGTAGACAATGCTTCGAGCGTAGAAACACCGAATATCTACACGCTCCGAACCAATACGGGAGCTGCGGTAAAAGTGCTGGAAAACAATGCTGCTGTGGCCGCAGATTTCAAATCGTTGAATTTGCCGAAAAAAGAATTTTTCGAATTTACAACTTCCGAAAACGTCAAGCTGAACGGCTGGATGGTAAAACCGCTCAACTTTGACCCGAACAAAAAATATCCGGTGTTGCAGGTTCAATACAGCGGACCCAATTCTCAGCAGGTATTAGACAGTTGGAAAATTGACTGGGAATATTATCTGGCAACCAAAGATTATGTGGTAGTATGTGTAGACGGACGCGGCACGGGAGCCCGTGGAGCTGAATTCCGCAAGTGCACCTACCAGCAATTAAACATACTGGAAACCAAAGACCAGGTGGAAACAGCTAAATACCTGGCACAACAGAGCTATATAGACAAAGACAGAATCGGAATCTGGGGTTGGAGTTATGGCGGTACCATGACCTTATTCAGCATGACTACAGGCGAGAAAGTATTCAAAGCCGGTATTGCCGTTGCACCCGTAACCGATTTTCGCTTGTACGACACTGCCTATGCCGAACGCTATATGCGTCGTCCGCAAGAAAACTTCAAAGGATACGATCAATCTTCGGCGCTTCTTCGTGCTGGCAAGTTAGAGGGTAATTTGCTGATTATTCACGGATCTGCCGATGACAATGTTCATGCTCAAAACACCATGTTATTTATTGATAAGCTGGTAGCTGCCGACAAACAATTTGAGATGCAATTCTACACCGACAAAAATCACAGCATACTGGGCAAACAAACCCGCAGGCACCTTTACACCCGAATGAGCGAGTTTCTGTTCAGAAGTCTGTAA
- a CDS encoding patatin-like phospholipase family protein has product MKIIKNLFNFSSGTQTLGICLSGGGALGFAHVGVLQSLEEHGIRPTHIVGSSMGSIIGCLYAAGHTPAEMLQMIKEDKLYKITKLMSFKPTFLKSGLATHSILRQLIKEVIPHNSFEQLQKKLYVCVVNLNKAEWEIVDSGNELDKWVAASASIPGVFETIKHGETHYVDGGLLNNMPAQGIEELCRDIIGVDVIPYKLSVDLKRPMDTLAYAVRAMEHQNSLPGRDLCRFIIEPPAIETFHEFSYDSYFTIYHQGYEAANKFIAENPEILRLKK; this is encoded by the coding sequence ATGAAGATTATAAAGAATTTATTCAATTTCTCGTCGGGCACACAGACGCTCGGCATTTGCCTGAGTGGGGGAGGTGCACTGGGTTTTGCGCACGTGGGTGTGTTGCAGTCGCTCGAAGAGCATGGCATTCGTCCTACGCACATTGTGGGATCGAGCATGGGGAGTATTATCGGCTGTTTGTATGCAGCAGGTCATACGCCGGCTGAAATGTTGCAGATGATTAAAGAGGATAAGCTCTATAAAATCACGAAATTGATGTCGTTCAAGCCCACGTTTCTGAAATCGGGACTGGCAACTCACAGCATATTGCGCCAGTTGATAAAGGAAGTGATTCCGCACAACAGTTTCGAACAGCTGCAAAAGAAGTTGTACGTGTGCGTGGTGAATCTCAACAAAGCCGAATGGGAAATCGTAGATTCGGGCAACGAACTGGATAAATGGGTAGCAGCGTCGGCCAGTATTCCGGGTGTTTTCGAAACGATAAAACACGGCGAAACGCACTACGTGGACGGTGGATTGCTCAATAATATGCCGGCGCAGGGCATTGAAGAGCTATGCAGGGATATTATCGGGGTGGACGTTATTCCATATAAACTGTCGGTGGATCTTAAGCGCCCGATGGATACGCTGGCTTATGCCGTACGGGCCATGGAGCACCAAAACTCACTCCCCGGGCGCGACTTGTGCCGCTTTATCATTGAACCGCCTGCCATCGAAACCTTTCATGAGTTTAGCTACGACTCTTACTTCACTATCTATCATCAGGGCTACGAAGCTGCCAATAAATTTATTGCAGAAAATCCGGAGATATTGCGTTTGAAGAAGTAG
- the cas13a gene encoding type VI-A CRISPR-associated RNA-guided ribonuclease Cas13a yields MRVSKVKVKDGGKDKMVLVHRKTTGAQLVYSGQPVSNETSNILPEKKRQSFDLSTLNKTIIKFDTAKKQKLNVDQYKIVEKIFKYPKQELPKQIKAEEILPFLNHKFQEPVKYWKNGKEESFNLTLLIVEAVQAQDKRKLQPYYDWKTWYIQTKSDLLKKSIENNRIDLTENLSKRKKALLAWETEFTASGSIDLTHYHKVYMTDVLCKMLQDVKPLTDDKGKINTNAYHRGLKKALQNHQPAIFGTREVPNEANRADNQLSIYHLEVVKYLEHYFPIKTSKRRNTADDIAHYLKAQTLKTTIEKQLVNAIRANIIQQGKTNHHELKADTTSNDLIRIKTNEAFVLNLTGTCAFAANNIRNMVDNEQTNDILGKGDFIKSLLKDNTNSQLYSFFFGEGLSTNKAEKETQLWGIRGAVQQIRNNVNHYKKDALKTVFNISNFENPTITDPKQQTNYADTIYKARFINELEKIPEAFAQQLKTGGAVSYYTIENLKSLLTTFQFSLCRSTIPFAPGFKKVFNGGINYQNAKQDESFYELMLEQYLRKENFAEESYNARYFMLKLIYNNLFLPGFTTDRKAFADSVGFVQMQNKKQAEKVNPRKKEAYAFEAVRPMTAADSIADYMAYVQSELMQEQNKKEEKVAEETRINFEKFVLQVFIKGFDSFLRAKEFDFVQMPQPQLTATASNQQKADKLNQLEASITADCKLTPQYAKADDATHIAFYVFCKLLDAAHLSNLRNELIKFRESVNEFKFHHLLEIIEICLLSADVVPTDYRDLYSSEADCLARLRPFIEQGADITNWSDLFVQSDKHSPVIHANIELSVKYGTTKLLEQIINKDTQFKTTEANFTAWNTAQKSIEQLIKQREDHHEQWVKAKNADDKEKQERKREKSNFAQKFIEKHGDDYLDICDYINTYNWLDNKMHFVHLNRLHGLTIELLGRMAGFVALFDRDFQFFDEQQIADEFKLHGFVNLHSIDKKLNEVPTKKIKEIYDIRNKIIQINGNKINESVRANLIQFISSKRNYYNNAFLHVSNDEIKEKQMYDIRNHIAHFNYLTKDAADFSLIDLINELRELLHYDRKLKNAVSKAFIDLFDKHGMILKLKLNADHKLKVESLEPKKIYHLGSSAKDKPEYQYCTNQVMMAYCNMCRSLLEMKK; encoded by the coding sequence ATGAGAGTATCAAAAGTCAAAGTGAAAGACGGTGGAAAAGACAAGATGGTTTTGGTTCATCGTAAAACAACAGGTGCCCAACTCGTTTACTCGGGACAGCCTGTAAGTAATGAAACCAGCAACATCCTCCCCGAAAAGAAGCGACAGAGCTTTGATTTGAGTACGTTGAACAAAACTATTATCAAGTTTGATACTGCAAAGAAACAGAAACTCAATGTTGACCAATATAAGATTGTAGAAAAGATATTCAAATATCCAAAACAAGAACTTCCAAAACAAATTAAAGCCGAAGAGATTCTTCCTTTTCTAAACCACAAGTTTCAGGAACCGGTTAAGTATTGGAAAAACGGTAAGGAAGAAAGTTTCAACCTCACACTGCTGATTGTAGAAGCAGTACAGGCTCAAGACAAACGTAAACTCCAACCCTATTATGACTGGAAGACATGGTATATTCAAACCAAAAGTGACCTGTTGAAAAAATCGATAGAAAACAACCGTATTGACCTGACCGAAAACCTCAGCAAACGTAAGAAAGCGTTGCTAGCTTGGGAAACGGAGTTTACAGCAAGCGGAAGCATCGACCTCACCCATTATCATAAGGTATATATGACCGATGTGCTTTGTAAAATGCTGCAAGATGTAAAACCCCTGACCGATGACAAAGGGAAAATAAACACCAATGCCTATCACCGTGGATTGAAGAAAGCACTACAGAACCACCAACCCGCTATATTCGGAACTCGCGAAGTTCCTAACGAGGCAAACCGTGCCGACAATCAATTATCGATTTATCATCTGGAAGTGGTGAAATACCTGGAGCATTATTTTCCTATCAAAACATCGAAACGCCGCAACACGGCAGATGATATTGCACATTACCTGAAAGCGCAAACCCTAAAGACCACCATTGAAAAACAATTGGTCAATGCGATACGTGCCAACATCATCCAGCAAGGAAAAACCAACCATCACGAGCTAAAAGCCGACACCACCAGTAATGACCTGATACGGATAAAAACCAACGAAGCTTTTGTGCTGAACCTGACAGGTACTTGCGCCTTTGCCGCCAACAATATCCGAAACATGGTGGATAATGAACAAACCAACGATATACTCGGTAAAGGTGACTTTATTAAAAGCCTGCTTAAAGACAATACAAACAGTCAACTTTACTCTTTCTTTTTTGGCGAAGGTTTATCGACCAATAAAGCCGAGAAAGAAACGCAACTTTGGGGCATACGCGGAGCAGTGCAACAAATACGGAATAATGTAAACCATTATAAGAAGGATGCTCTTAAAACCGTATTCAATATCTCCAATTTCGAAAATCCGACCATTACAGACCCTAAGCAGCAAACAAATTATGCTGATACCATTTACAAAGCCCGATTCATCAATGAACTTGAGAAAATACCCGAAGCTTTTGCACAGCAACTCAAAACCGGAGGTGCAGTGAGTTATTACACGATTGAAAACCTGAAAAGCCTACTCACTACTTTTCAGTTTTCTCTTTGCCGTTCTACCATTCCTTTTGCTCCGGGATTTAAAAAAGTATTCAACGGGGGGATTAATTACCAAAATGCCAAACAAGATGAAAGCTTTTACGAACTGATGCTCGAACAGTATCTACGCAAAGAAAACTTTGCCGAAGAATCGTATAATGCTCGTTATTTCATGCTAAAGCTTATTTACAACAACTTGTTTTTGCCCGGGTTTACAACAGACAGAAAAGCATTTGCCGACTCGGTTGGTTTTGTACAGATGCAGAATAAAAAGCAAGCAGAGAAAGTAAATCCGAGAAAAAAGGAAGCCTACGCCTTTGAAGCTGTGCGCCCCATGACCGCAGCTGACAGTATTGCCGACTATATGGCGTATGTACAAAGCGAACTGATGCAGGAGCAAAACAAGAAAGAAGAAAAAGTCGCGGAGGAAACCCGTATCAATTTCGAGAAATTCGTGTTGCAGGTATTTATCAAAGGCTTTGACAGTTTTTTGAGAGCAAAGGAATTTGATTTTGTACAAATGCCACAGCCGCAGTTGACCGCCACAGCCAGTAATCAGCAAAAGGCCGACAAGCTAAACCAACTGGAAGCAAGTATAACCGCCGACTGCAAACTGACACCACAGTATGCAAAAGCGGACGATGCCACCCATATAGCTTTTTATGTTTTCTGCAAACTGCTCGATGCCGCGCACCTGAGCAACCTGCGCAACGAACTGATTAAATTTCGTGAGTCGGTGAATGAATTTAAGTTTCACCATCTGCTTGAGATAATAGAAATATGCCTTCTGAGCGCCGATGTAGTGCCTACCGATTATCGGGATCTTTACTCCAGCGAAGCCGACTGCTTAGCCCGCTTACGTCCGTTTATTGAACAAGGAGCAGATATCACCAACTGGAGCGACCTTTTTGTACAAAGCGACAAACACTCTCCGGTAATTCACGCCAATATAGAATTGAGTGTGAAATATGGCACAACCAAACTCTTAGAACAAATAATAAACAAAGACACGCAGTTTAAAACAACAGAAGCAAACTTCACGGCTTGGAATACTGCTCAGAAATCGATTGAGCAATTGATTAAACAACGCGAAGACCATCACGAACAATGGGTAAAAGCTAAAAATGCCGATGATAAAGAAAAACAGGAAAGGAAAAGAGAGAAAAGCAATTTCGCTCAAAAATTTATTGAAAAACATGGGGATGACTATCTGGATATTTGTGATTATATAAATACCTACAACTGGCTGGACAATAAAATGCACTTTGTGCATTTGAACCGATTGCACGGTTTGACCATTGAACTGCTGGGACGCATGGCCGGATTTGTGGCTTTATTTGATAGAGATTTTCAATTTTTTGACGAACAACAAATCGCAGATGAATTTAAACTTCACGGTTTTGTAAATCTACATTCTATTGACAAGAAACTAAATGAAGTTCCTACAAAAAAGATAAAAGAGATTTATGATATAAGAAACAAAATAATCCAAATAAATGGGAATAAGATTAACGAATCTGTTCGTGCCAATTTAATTCAATTCATTAGCTCCAAAAGGAATTATTATAACAATGCATTTCTACATGTAAGCAATGATGAAATTAAAGAAAAGCAAATGTATGATATTCGTAACCACATTGCTCACTTTAATTACCTTACAAAAGATGCAGCTGACTTTTCTCTGATCGACCTGATAAACGAACTGCGTGAATTGTTGCATTACGACCGCAAACTAAAGAATGCGGTTTCTAAAGCCTTTATTGACCTGTTCGACAAACACGGTATGATATTGAAACTAAAGCTCAATGCCGACCATAAACTGAAGGTAGAAAGTCTGGAACCCAAGAAAATCTACCATTTGGGGTCGAGTGCCAAAGACAAACCGGAATATCAATACTGCACTAATCAGGTAATGATGGCTTATTGCAATATGTGCCGCAGCTTATTAGAAATGAAAAAATAG
- a CDS encoding DUF4337 domain-containing protein, giving the protein MADEKKEPWLNYLALTTIIFAVAATLSTFKGGGYSTRSVLSQEQASNKWSYFQSKGMKLYLYETQRDMLVLDLQRVPKSDKPTIEMYQKKIAEYEQSVKRYDKEKSEIKKDAESFEATRDEAKKHSNEFGLAVIFLQISILLSSIAALIKRKYLWIIAIGVGSVGLIYFVNGFLLFF; this is encoded by the coding sequence ATGGCAGACGAAAAGAAAGAACCCTGGTTAAACTATTTGGCATTAACCACAATAATTTTTGCAGTAGCAGCAACCTTATCTACCTTTAAAGGTGGAGGTTATTCCACCCGTTCGGTATTAAGTCAGGAGCAAGCATCGAATAAGTGGTCGTATTTTCAGAGTAAAGGGATGAAGTTGTACCTCTACGAAACTCAGCGAGACATGCTGGTACTGGACTTACAACGCGTGCCTAAGTCGGATAAGCCTACCATTGAAATGTATCAGAAAAAGATTGCCGAATACGAGCAATCGGTAAAACGTTACGATAAAGAAAAATCGGAGATTAAGAAAGATGCCGAGTCTTTTGAGGCCACGCGCGATGAAGCTAAAAAACACTCGAACGAGTTTGGATTAGCAGTCATATTTCTGCAAATATCCATTCTGCTTTCATCCATTGCAGCATTGATTAAACGAAAATATCTATGGATAATAGCAATAGGAGTTGGTTCCGTGGGGTTGATTTATTTTGTCAATGGATTCCTGTTGTTTTTCTGA